One segment of Bacillus horti DNA contains the following:
- a CDS encoding lmo0937 family membrane protein: MLWTVLTVLLVLWLIGFIGEIGGSLVHLLLVVALVVLLLQIFTGRRAR; this comes from the coding sequence ATGCTATGGACTGTATTAACGGTACTGTTAGTGTTGTGGTTAATCGGTTTTATCGGTGAAATCGGTGGTTCACTTGTCCACTTACTATTAGTTGTAGCTCTTGTAGTCTTGCTTCTGCAGATATTCACCGGTCGAAGAGCTCGATAG
- a CDS encoding Gfo/Idh/MocA family protein produces the protein MTAIVKMGVIGLGAIGDRILKSIQAEDGIQITAVCDVNEQLVKSMTEEYKVKGYLDYREMLEQAALDIVYVAVPPKYHEKIVLDVIEANKHVLCEKPLANSVDEGKRMLAAAEQKGLVHAMHFPLNYQAPLNEFERRIKEGYIGELRRIRLVMHFPHWPRLWQQNDWVGGKEQGGYVLEVGVHWIQALQRIFGSVAQVKSQLQFPNDPQRCENSIVAELSLTDGTPVMIDGLSDISGDELIEFAAYGSEGTIMLRNWRSLWLGKNGQPLEEVTVDSESATRMMKEIAKAVNRVPANIYDFRAGLHAQYVLDALRHPPHSNWQQLDTE, from the coding sequence TTGACAGCTATAGTAAAAATGGGAGTCATAGGTCTTGGAGCGATTGGAGATCGGATTTTAAAATCGATTCAAGCCGAAGATGGAATTCAGATAACAGCTGTATGTGATGTTAACGAGCAGCTTGTCAAAAGCATGACTGAGGAATATAAGGTGAAGGGCTATTTGGATTATCGCGAAATGCTAGAGCAGGCAGCTCTTGATATCGTTTATGTAGCCGTTCCTCCAAAGTATCATGAGAAGATTGTTCTTGACGTGATTGAAGCAAATAAACATGTGCTGTGTGAGAAGCCATTGGCTAATTCAGTGGATGAAGGGAAACGAATGCTTGCGGCTGCAGAGCAAAAGGGTTTAGTTCATGCGATGCATTTTCCTTTAAACTATCAGGCACCATTAAACGAGTTTGAGAGAAGAATTAAAGAGGGATACATTGGGGAGCTACGAAGAATAAGATTAGTCATGCATTTCCCGCATTGGCCTCGTCTTTGGCAGCAAAACGATTGGGTTGGTGGGAAGGAGCAGGGTGGCTATGTTCTAGAGGTAGGAGTACATTGGATTCAAGCTCTCCAAAGGATTTTTGGGTCAGTTGCACAGGTTAAGAGTCAGCTTCAATTTCCCAATGATCCACAGCGCTGTGAGAATAGTATAGTAGCCGAGCTCAGTCTAACAGATGGCACTCCAGTTATGATTGACGGATTAAGCGATATCTCAGGTGACGAACTGATTGAGTTTGCCGCTTACGGTTCAGAGGGCACTATTATGCTGCGTAATTGGAGAAGCCTTTGGCTTGGGAAAAATGGTCAGCCTCTAGAAGAGGTAACAGTTGATAGTGAGTCAGCTACACGAATGATGAAAGAAATTGCAAAGGCTGTGAACAGGGTACCAGCAAATATCTATGATTTCAGAGCAGGACTGCATGCACAATATGTACTAGATGCTTTAAGACATCCACCTCATTCAAACTGGCAGCAGCTTGATACAGAATAA
- a CDS encoding exonuclease SbcCD subunit D, whose translation MRLLHTADWHLGKTLEGRSRLPEQEQFLEELYQIVVDQNVDAVLMSGDVFDTVNPPALAEQLFYDTVARLADKGKRKVIVIAGNHDHPDRLAASNQLAKEYGITLIGRPVQQSYIYTIASCDQELHIAALPYPSESRLNEVLAEGLDEAVLQQHYHERVSALFGELVRDMSPKRVNIGMSHLFVAGGHMTDSERPIQVGGAYTVRPDAFPSCLDYVALGHLHRPQVMKHPHSIVRYSGSPLSYSFSEAGQAKSVSIIDVNPGEQAQVQELFLSSGKPLVKWKAMDGLSQVYSWLAEGKDQNAWVDLELHVQNSLSVEEIHRLRKEHNGLIHIRPVFELEQEAMRQVRTTNIPVEELFTRFYARQTGGSQPEGELVQLFLELLQNETDEEDEMDTKSVV comes from the coding sequence GTGAGACTTTTACATACGGCTGATTGGCATTTGGGCAAGACGTTAGAGGGGAGAAGTCGTTTACCTGAGCAGGAGCAGTTTTTAGAGGAGTTGTATCAAATTGTTGTAGATCAGAATGTTGATGCCGTATTGATGTCGGGTGATGTGTTTGATACGGTAAACCCACCTGCTTTAGCGGAGCAGCTTTTCTATGATACGGTAGCTCGCCTTGCTGATAAGGGAAAAAGAAAGGTCATTGTGATAGCAGGTAATCATGATCATCCTGATCGCTTGGCAGCATCAAACCAGCTTGCTAAGGAGTATGGGATTACGTTGATTGGTCGACCTGTACAGCAATCCTATATTTATACTATTGCTAGCTGCGATCAGGAGCTTCATATTGCTGCGTTGCCCTACCCTTCTGAGTCGAGGCTTAATGAGGTTTTGGCTGAGGGATTAGATGAGGCTGTGTTGCAGCAGCATTACCATGAAAGAGTATCAGCTTTATTTGGAGAGCTTGTCCGGGATATGTCACCCAAACGAGTAAATATTGGAATGAGTCACTTATTTGTTGCAGGAGGTCACATGACAGATAGTGAGAGACCCATTCAGGTTGGTGGAGCGTATACGGTTAGACCTGATGCATTTCCTAGCTGTTTGGATTATGTGGCATTAGGGCATTTACATCGACCACAGGTGATGAAGCATCCTCATTCTATCGTCAGGTATTCTGGTTCGCCATTATCGTACAGCTTTTCGGAGGCGGGACAGGCTAAATCAGTTTCGATCATAGATGTAAATCCAGGGGAGCAGGCTCAGGTTCAGGAGCTCTTCTTATCCAGTGGTAAGCCTCTTGTTAAGTGGAAAGCAATGGATGGATTAAGTCAGGTGTATAGTTGGCTTGCCGAAGGAAAGGATCAGAATGCGTGGGTTGATCTAGAGCTGCATGTACAGAATAGCCTTTCAGTAGAGGAAATTCACCGTTTACGTAAAGAGCATAATGGACTTATACATATACGACCTGTGTTTGAACTAGAGCAAGAAGCAATGAGACAGGTACGAACAACCAATATCCCAGTTGAGGAATTATTTACTCGCTTTTATGCGCGACAAACAGGTGGAAGTCAGCCTGAGGGTGAGTTGGTGCAACTGTTTTTGGAGCTTTTGCAGAATGAGACAGATGAAGAGGATGAAATGGATACTAAATCTGTCGTGTGA
- a CDS encoding phospholipase D family protein, whose translation MKGLKKDGKLKGLQRIKLISWKMWALLFALIYCIVMIYGVYKPFPTGLSYKSETYYTDHVEFLADLTYTTEQGQVIMEQQIFERALAMIDAAQDFVLVDMFLFNDIYDKEEEYPELSYAFTEALIRKKQSHPELEIIFITDPLNTTYYSHTSPHLERMQQNDIETIITSLTPLRDSNPIFSSVWRTYLQWFGQGGFGWLPNPSGSSGPNVTARSYLKLFNVKANHRKVIVTEQEALITSANAHDASSYHSNIAFVVQGEIIRDIVRTEEAVIRYSTDSMYQELMLPLMTDGVAVQDDLSDQGIIELQLITEGKIYEAILTHLQQTDQGDRIWMGMFYLAEREIVKELLAAADRGVEVHLILDQNVEAFGHEKIGLPNKPVAAGLVQQSEGDIQVRWYETNGEQYHTKLMLIEEEDRGVIIGGSANFTRRNLKDLNLETNLLIQAPRQEQIVQEVAAYFKRLWHNEGGLYTAPYEEYKDESWYLRFIYHFQKLTNLSTY comes from the coding sequence GTGAAAGGTTTAAAGAAGGATGGGAAGTTAAAGGGTTTACAGCGGATCAAGCTAATCAGCTGGAAAATGTGGGCACTCCTTTTTGCTCTTATTTATTGCATCGTCATGATATATGGAGTCTATAAGCCTTTTCCTACGGGATTATCCTACAAGAGTGAAACGTACTATACAGATCATGTTGAGTTTTTAGCGGATCTTACATATACCACTGAGCAAGGGCAAGTTATTATGGAACAGCAGATATTTGAGCGCGCTTTGGCAATGATTGATGCAGCTCAGGATTTTGTACTTGTGGATATGTTTTTATTTAATGATATCTATGACAAAGAAGAAGAATACCCTGAATTAAGCTATGCTTTTACAGAAGCCTTGATTAGGAAGAAGCAAAGTCATCCTGAGCTAGAGATTATTTTTATCACGGATCCTTTAAATACCACTTACTATTCTCATACTTCCCCACATCTAGAGCGTATGCAGCAGAATGATATCGAAACGATTATTACCAGCCTAACGCCACTAAGAGACTCAAACCCTATCTTCTCGAGTGTGTGGAGAACTTACTTACAATGGTTTGGGCAAGGAGGATTTGGCTGGCTACCTAACCCTAGTGGATCTAGTGGTCCAAACGTGACGGCTCGTTCATACCTTAAGCTATTTAATGTGAAGGCGAACCATCGGAAGGTCATTGTTACGGAGCAGGAGGCACTAATTACGTCTGCCAACGCTCATGATGCAAGCAGCTATCATTCAAACATTGCTTTTGTTGTTCAAGGGGAGATTATTCGGGATATTGTTCGTACAGAAGAGGCAGTCATTCGTTATTCAACAGACTCTATGTACCAAGAATTAATGTTACCACTTATGACTGATGGAGTAGCCGTTCAAGATGACCTATCTGATCAAGGAATCATTGAGCTACAGCTAATCACAGAAGGGAAGATTTATGAAGCTATCCTTACCCATTTGCAGCAAACGGATCAAGGAGACAGGATTTGGATGGGAATGTTTTACCTAGCTGAAAGAGAGATTGTTAAGGAGCTTTTGGCAGCAGCAGATAGAGGGGTGGAAGTCCACCTCATTCTTGATCAAAATGTTGAAGCCTTTGGTCATGAGAAGATTGGCTTACCTAATAAACCAGTGGCTGCTGGATTAGTCCAGCAATCTGAAGGCGACATTCAGGTTAGATGGTATGAAACCAATGGAGAGCAGTATCATACGAAGCTGATGCTCATAGAGGAAGAGGATCGTGGAGTCATTATTGGAGGATCTGCCAACTTTACTCGGAGAAACCTAAAGGACTTAAATCTTGAAACAAATTTGCTTATTCAAGCTCCTAGGCAGGAGCAGATTGTGCAAGAAGTTGCGGCTTATTTTAAGAGACTTTGGCATAATGAGGGTGGTTTGTATACGGCCCCATATGAAGAGTACAAGGATGAGTCCTGGTATTTGCGATTTATCTACCATTTTCAAAAGCTGACGAATCTTTCTACTTACTAG